The window CAGGATTTCGACAAGAATGGGCGTCATCGCCTCGATCAGTCCCATCCCGACCTGCGCGCGCAAGTAGGACGTCGCGGCCGTGAACGAACCGTTGAGGATCTCATCCGTGTCGGGGACCTCCAGCTTCGCGATCGGCGCGCGTGCGCGCGGCGCCACTTCGCGAACAGCCTCCTCGGCGAGACGGTTCTGCTCGTACATGAGCGCGCTCTTCTGCGTTTCGCTGAGGCTTGGCTGCGACTTGAAGAGGTCTGGCAGACCAACCCGAGCGACAGAGCTGTTCCAGAAGCCTTCCGACTTCGTCAGGATCTCTATAGCTTCCTTGGCCGCCGCGGCCAGCAGATGGCGCACGACATCGGCCCGCTGATCCGCAGCTACGACCGCCGCCCGCGCGCCTTGACTTCCCAGCAGGCCACCTCCCAGCACAGACAGCGCGACCAGAGCAGCGCCGCCCGCCAGCACATCGCGCCGGTTCAGGCCTTTCGCCGCACCGCATGCCGCCGCGCTCTTGGACTGCATTCCCCAACTACGCATCACCCACTCCTTTCCGAGCCTCACTTCAAGTGCCTATATGCACGGGCAATGCTCCGTGTTCGACTCCTAGTTTTCAATGCCGCGCTTGGCGTTCTCGATTACCGCGTGCCCGAAGGGGTGCAGGTCGAACTCGGCGCCATCGTGATTGCGCCGCTGGGGCCGCGCCAGATCCTGGGCATTGCCTGGGAGCCCGAGCGGCTGGAAGCCCAGGACGTGCCCGAGTCCAAGCTGCGCCCAATCCTCGAAGTCCTGCCCGTCCCTCCACTCAAGGCCGAACTGCGCCGCCTGATCGAGTGGACGGCCGACTATTACTGCGCGCCGCTCTCTGCGGTCGCGCGCATGGCGCTGGGCTCGATGGCGGCGCTGCGCGGGGGCGGTACGACCACCGAGTACCGCCTGACCGGCGTGGAACCCAAGCGCCTCACCCCCCAGCGCGCCGCGGCAATGGATGCGCTGCACGGCGAGCAGGCCTCGATCCGCGAACTCGCGGAACTCGCTTCGGTGTCCGAGGGGGTCCTGCGCGGCATGGTCGGCGCGGGCCTGCTCGAGGCAATCACGGTCGATCTCGACAAGCCCTACCCGCCCGCCAACCCACAGCACAACGCGCCGACGCTCAGCGAGGACCAGCGCAAGGCTGCGGACAGGTTCGTGGACGCCGTGAAGGCCAACCAGTTCACGCCCTTCCTCCTCGACGGGGTTACCGGCTCGGGCAAGACCGAGACCTATTTCGAAGCGGTCGCCGCGGCCATCGAGGACGGCAAGCAGGTCCTTGTCCTTCTCCCCGAAATCGCGCTCACCGAGAACTTCCTGCGCCGCTTCGAGGAACGCTTTGGCGTTGCTCCGATCCAGTGGCACTCCTCCCTGAAGGCCAGCGAACGCCGCCGCGCCTGGCGCGCCATCGTCAAGGGCGCGGCCAATGGCGGCGCGCAGGTCATCGTGGGCGCCCGCTCGGCGCTGTTCCTGCCTTATGCGCATCTTGGCCTCATCATCGTCGATGAGGCCCACGAGGTCTCCTTCAAGCAGGACGAGGGCGTGCGCTACAACGCGCGCGATGTCGCCGTCATCCGCGCGCGCTACGAAAAGGCACCGATCATCCTTGCGAGCGCGACCCCGGCCCTGGAATCGATGCAGCTGGCCGAAGCGGGCATCTACACCAAGATCGAACTCC is drawn from Novosphingobium decolorationis and contains these coding sequences:
- a CDS encoding DUF4197 family protein, with translation MRSWGMQSKSAAACGAAKGLNRRDVLAGGAALVALSVLGGGLLGSQGARAAVVAADQRADVVRHLLAAAAKEAIEILTKSEGFWNSSVARVGLPDLFKSQPSLSETQKSALMYEQNRLAEEAVREVAPRARAPIAKLEVPDTDEILNGSFTAATSYLRAQVGMGLIEAMTPILVEILKKHDDSYTVKVVKSLPEVTLAQAAAAMAVEADNAIWYEVGVQEASLRRDPEASGDPLLIAAFGDA
- a CDS encoding primosomal protein N', whose protein sequence is MLRVRLLVFNAALGVLDYRVPEGVQVELGAIVIAPLGPRQILGIAWEPERLEAQDVPESKLRPILEVLPVPPLKAELRRLIEWTADYYCAPLSAVARMALGSMAALRGGGTTTEYRLTGVEPKRLTPQRAAAMDALHGEQASIRELAELASVSEGVLRGMVGAGLLEAITVDLDKPYPPANPQHNAPTLSEDQRKAADRFVDAVKANQFTPFLLDGVTGSGKTETYFEAVAAAIEDGKQVLVLLPEIALTENFLRRFEERFGVAPIQWHSSLKASERRRAWRAIVKGAANGGAQVIVGARSALFLPYAHLGLIIVDEAHEVSFKQDEGVRYNARDVAVIRARYEKAPIILASATPALESMQLAEAGIYTKIELPARFGGAQLPDIQILDLRKDVPDKGRWIAKPLVAQMQARLERGEQSLLFLNRRGYAPLTLCRNCGHRFQCSHCTAWLVEHRFSQRLACHHCGHEEPVPDACPECSAKDCLVACGPGVERIADEVAEIFPEARVALITSDTMNSPEAIAEFVAKAENKAIDVIVGTQLVTKGYHFPDLTLVGVIDADLGLEGGDLRAAERTYQQVAQVAGRAGRGEKPGEVLIQTRHPEAPVIAALAAGDRDAFYDAETEARRDAGAPPFGRWAAIIVSSEDMAEARDAARAIGGTAPDLPDMLVLGPAPAPLSLLRGRHRFRLLINARRSAQLQKIVRAWLGPLDFPKGVRVHVDVDPYSFV